The following proteins come from a genomic window of Alosa sapidissima isolate fAloSap1 chromosome 20, fAloSap1.pri, whole genome shotgun sequence:
- the LOC121694501 gene encoding LOW QUALITY PROTEIN: retinal dehydrogenase 2-like (The sequence of the model RefSeq protein was modified relative to this genomic sequence to represent the inferred CDS: inserted 1 base in 1 codon), whose product MSKCPLVCVLQVGKLIQEAAGRSNLKRVTLEXGGKSPNIIFADADLDLAVEQAHQGVFFNSGQCCTAGSRVFVEESIYDEFVRRSVERAKRKVVGSPFDPTTEQGPQISEEQRQRIMELIQSGVREGAKLECGGSVGAGKGFFVEPTVFSNVTDNMRIAKEEIFGPVQQILKFKTLEEAIERANDTDYGLVAAVFTNDLNKAMTVSTSVRAGTVWINCYNALSCQCPFGGFKMSGNGRELGEYGLKEYSEVKTITMKMTGKNS is encoded by the exons atgtCTAAGTgtcccctggtgtgtgtgttgcaggtgggTAAGCTGATCCAGGAGGCAGCAGGGAGGAGCAATCTGAAGAGGGTGACTCTGG CTGGGGGGAAGAGCCCCAACATCATCTTCGCAGACGCCGACC tGGACCTGGCGGTGGAGCAGGCCCATCAGGGTGTGTTCTTCAACAGCGGTCAGTGCTGCACGGCGGGCTCGCGGGTCTTCGTGGAGGAGTCCATCTACGACGAGTTTGTCCGCCGCAGCGTGGAGAGGGCCAAGAGGAAGGTGGTGGGAAGCCCCTTCGACCCCACCACAGAGCAGGGgccacag ATCAGTGAGGAGCAGCGGCAGCGCATCATGGAGCTGATCCAGAGCGGCGTGCGTGAGGGGGCCAAGCTGGAGTGTGGGGGCAGCGTGGGCGCTGGGAAGGGCTTCTTCGTGGAGCCCACCGTCTTCTCCAACGTCACCGACAACATGCGCATCGCCAAGGAGGAG ATCTTTGGCCCGGTGCAGCAGATCCTGAAGTTTAAGACGCTGGAGGAGGCGATTGAGAGAGCCAACGACACAGACTACGGCCTGGTGGCTGCCGTCTTCACCAACGACCTCAACAAAGCCATGACCGTGTCCACCTCTGTCCGGGCCGGCACCGTCTG GATAAACTGCTACAACGCTCTGAGCTGCCAGTGTCCGTTTGGAGGCTTCAAGATGTCCGGCAATGGCCGTGAGCT gggtgAATATGGCCTGAAGGAGTATTCAGAAGTAAAGACCATCACCATGAAGATGACGGGGAAGAACTCTTAG